In a genomic window of Streptomyces koelreuteriae:
- the pcrA gene encoding DNA helicase PcrA, translating into MSSLFDDSFLADLQAQRGPADEPPPPPEDDHGPEPVPDDLFGGKFDVPPDRDAYYRGGAARPPVDAAALLEGLNDNQRAAVTHSGSPLLIVAGAGSGKTRVLTHRIAHLLAERDVHPGQILAITFTNKAAGEMKERVEQLVGPRANAMWVMTFHSACVRILRRESKKLGFTSSFSIYDAADSKRLMALVCRDLDLDPKRFPPKSFSAKISNLKNELIDEEDFAAQAADGFEKTLAQAYAMYQSRLREANALDFDDLIMTTVNLLRAFPDVAEHYHRRFRHVLVDEYQDTNHAQYSLVRELVGTSEHPVDVPPSADDLPPAELCVVGDADQSIYAFRGATIRNILQFEEDYPDATTILLEQNYRSTQTILTAANAVIERNESRRPKNLWTNAGTGARITGYVADTEHDEAQFVADEIDRLTDAGEAKAGDVAVFYRTNAQSRVFEEIFIRVGLPYKVVGGVRFYERKEVRDVLAYLRVLANPEDSVPLRRILNVPKRGIGDRAEAMIDALSQREKISFPQALKRVDEAYGMAARSTNAVKRFNTLMEDLRTVVESGAGPATVLEAILDRTGYLAELQASTDPQDETRIENLQELAAVAMEFEQERAEDEQGTLADFLEKVALVADSDQIPDEEDGDGVITLMTLHTAKGLEFPVVFLTGMEDGVFPHMRALGQTKELEEERRLAYVGITRARERLYLTRSTLRSAWGQPSYNPPSRFLEEIPPTHLEWKRTGATAPASSGPVSAVASSLSSSRSRSSASGASGFATRRTAEKPVVSLAVGDRVTHDQFGLGTVVAVKGTGANAEATIDFGDKPKRLLLRYAPVEKL; encoded by the coding sequence ATGAGCAGCCTCTTTGACGACAGCTTCCTGGCGGACCTCCAGGCCCAGCGGGGCCCCGCGGACGAGCCCCCGCCGCCGCCCGAGGACGATCACGGACCGGAGCCGGTCCCGGACGATCTGTTCGGCGGGAAGTTCGACGTGCCGCCGGACCGCGACGCCTACTACCGGGGCGGCGCCGCGCGCCCGCCGGTGGACGCCGCCGCGCTCCTGGAGGGGCTGAACGACAACCAGCGCGCCGCCGTCACCCACTCCGGCTCCCCGCTGCTCATCGTCGCCGGCGCCGGCTCCGGCAAGACCCGCGTGCTCACGCACCGCATCGCCCACCTGCTCGCCGAGCGGGACGTCCACCCGGGCCAGATCCTCGCCATCACCTTCACCAACAAGGCCGCCGGCGAGATGAAGGAGCGCGTCGAACAACTCGTCGGCCCGCGCGCGAACGCCATGTGGGTGATGACGTTCCACAGCGCCTGCGTGCGCATCCTGCGCCGGGAGAGCAAGAAGCTCGGCTTCACCTCGAGCTTCTCGATCTACGACGCCGCCGACTCCAAGCGCCTGATGGCCCTGGTCTGCCGCGACCTGGACCTCGACCCCAAGCGCTTCCCGCCGAAGTCCTTCAGCGCCAAGATCAGCAACCTGAAGAACGAGCTGATCGACGAGGAGGATTTCGCCGCCCAGGCCGCCGACGGCTTCGAGAAGACCCTCGCCCAGGCCTACGCGATGTACCAGTCACGGCTGCGCGAGGCGAACGCCCTCGACTTCGACGACCTGATCATGACGACGGTCAACCTGCTGCGCGCCTTCCCGGACGTCGCCGAGCACTACCACCGCCGCTTCCGCCATGTGCTGGTGGACGAGTACCAGGACACCAACCACGCCCAGTACTCCCTCGTCCGGGAGCTCGTGGGCACCTCCGAGCACCCCGTCGACGTACCGCCCAGCGCGGACGACCTGCCGCCCGCCGAGCTGTGCGTGGTGGGCGACGCCGACCAGTCGATCTACGCCTTCCGCGGCGCGACGATCCGCAACATCCTCCAGTTCGAGGAGGACTACCCGGACGCGACGACGATCCTCCTGGAGCAGAACTACCGCTCCACACAGACGATCCTGACCGCGGCCAACGCGGTCATCGAGCGCAACGAGTCCCGCCGCCCCAAGAACCTGTGGACCAACGCGGGCACGGGCGCGCGGATCACCGGCTACGTCGCCGACACCGAGCACGACGAGGCGCAGTTCGTCGCCGACGAGATAGACCGTCTCACCGACGCGGGCGAGGCGAAGGCGGGCGATGTCGCCGTCTTCTACCGCACCAACGCCCAGTCCCGTGTCTTCGAAGAGATCTTCATCCGCGTCGGCCTGCCCTACAAGGTCGTCGGCGGCGTCCGCTTCTACGAGCGCAAGGAGGTCCGGGACGTCCTGGCCTACCTGCGCGTCCTGGCCAACCCGGAGGACTCGGTGCCGCTGCGCCGGATCCTCAACGTCCCCAAGCGGGGCATCGGCGACCGCGCAGAGGCGATGATCGACGCCCTCTCCCAGCGCGAGAAGATCAGCTTCCCGCAGGCGCTGAAGCGCGTCGACGAGGCGTACGGCATGGCCGCGCGCTCCACCAACGCCGTCAAGCGGTTCAACACGCTGATGGAGGACCTCCGTACGGTCGTCGAGTCCGGCGCCGGCCCCGCCACCGTGCTGGAGGCGATCCTGGACCGTACCGGGTACCTCGCCGAACTGCAGGCCTCCACCGACCCGCAGGACGAGACCCGGATCGAGAACCTCCAGGAACTCGCCGCCGTCGCCATGGAGTTCGAGCAGGAGCGCGCCGAGGACGAGCAGGGAACGCTGGCCGACTTCCTTGAGAAGGTCGCGCTGGTCGCCGACTCCGACCAGATCCCCGACGAGGAGGACGGCGACGGCGTCATCACCCTGATGACCCTGCACACCGCCAAGGGCCTGGAGTTCCCGGTCGTCTTCCTGACCGGCATGGAGGACGGCGTCTTCCCGCACATGCGCGCCCTCGGCCAGACCAAGGAGCTGGAGGAGGAGCGGCGCCTGGCGTACGTGGGCATCACGCGCGCGCGGGAACGGCTCTATCTGACCCGCTCCACCCTGCGCAGCGCTTGGGGCCAGCCGTCGTACAACCCGCCCTCCCGGTTCCTGGAGGAGATCCCGCCGACCCATCTGGAGTGGAAGCGGACCGGTGCGACCGCGCCCGCGTCCTCCGGGCCGGTCTCCGCCGTGGCGTCCTCGCTGTCGTCGTCCCGTTCGCGGTCGTCGGCGTCGGGCGCCTCCGGTTTCGCCACGCGCCGCACCGCCGAGAAGCCGGTCGTGTCACTGGCGGTCGGGGACCGGGTCACACACGACCAGTTCGGGCTCGGGACCGTCGTGGCGGTCAAGGGCACGGGCGCGAACGCCGAGGCGACGATCGACTTCGGGGACAAGCCGAAGCGGCTGCTGCTGCGGTACGCGCCGGTGGAGAAGCTGTAG
- a CDS encoding C40 family peptidase produces MASHRKSRPTGSRVAGIRTPALATAALTSVALLSQSANAAPEADDKPSLEEVEKKVDDLYRQAGSATEKYNGAKEKTAKQRKRVDTLLDDVAQRTEKLNEAREELGTFAAAQYRTGASAPDTATFLLADTPQDYFDQTQLMDRMTGRQKVAVDDYITQQSETMEKRQEAAESLETLTESQGDLKTAKATVQRKLADARELLSKLTAEEKARLAAIEKEKQQEAARKAAELARQQAEQQKEREQEQEAAQQQGGGSSSAGSSSGSSSTAPDSSYATKADKALAFARAQIGKPYVWGATGPGSYDCSGITQAAWKAAGVTLPRTTYDQVNAGTTVPLADAQPGDLVFFYDDVTHVGIYIGNGMMIHAPKPGTYVREESIYYDGESSIHSVVRPA; encoded by the coding sequence TTGGCGTCGCACCGCAAGTCGCGTCCTACGGGTTCGCGCGTGGCAGGCATACGGACCCCCGCCCTCGCAACGGCGGCCCTCACCTCCGTGGCCCTGCTGTCCCAGTCGGCCAACGCCGCCCCCGAGGCCGACGACAAGCCCAGCCTGGAGGAAGTCGAGAAGAAGGTCGACGACCTCTACCGCCAGGCCGGGTCCGCGACCGAGAAGTACAACGGGGCGAAGGAGAAGACCGCCAAGCAGCGCAAGCGCGTCGACACCCTCCTCGACGACGTCGCCCAGCGCACCGAGAAGCTGAACGAGGCGCGGGAGGAGCTGGGCACCTTCGCCGCCGCCCAGTACCGCACCGGCGCCTCCGCCCCGGACACGGCGACGTTCCTGCTCGCGGACACCCCGCAGGACTACTTCGACCAGACCCAGCTGATGGACCGGATGACCGGCCGTCAGAAAGTGGCGGTCGACGACTACATCACTCAGCAGTCAGAGACGATGGAGAAGCGTCAGGAGGCCGCCGAGAGCCTCGAGACGCTCACCGAGTCGCAGGGCGACCTGAAGACGGCCAAGGCCACCGTCCAGCGGAAGCTCGCGGACGCGCGCGAGTTGCTGTCGAAGCTGACCGCCGAGGAGAAGGCGCGGCTCGCGGCGATCGAGAAGGAGAAGCAGCAGGAGGCGGCCCGCAAGGCCGCCGAGCTGGCCCGGCAGCAGGCCGAGCAGCAGAAGGAGCGGGAGCAGGAGCAGGAGGCCGCCCAGCAGCAGGGCGGCGGCTCCTCCTCGGCGGGTTCGTCCTCGGGGTCGTCGTCCACCGCGCCCGACTCCTCGTACGCCACCAAGGCCGACAAGGCGCTCGCCTTCGCCCGCGCCCAGATCGGCAAGCCGTACGTCTGGGGCGCCACCGGCCCTGGCTCCTACGACTGCTCCGGCATCACCCAGGCCGCCTGGAAGGCCGCCGGGGTGACCCTGCCGCGCACGACGTACGACCAGGTCAACGCCGGCACCACGGTCCCCCTGGCCGACGCACAGCCCGGTGACCTGGTCTTCTTCTACGACGATGTCACCCACGTGGGTATCTACATCGGCAACGGCATGATGATCCACGCTCCGAAGCCCGGCACGTACGTGCGCGAGGAGTCGATCTACTACGACGGCGAGTCGTCGATCCACAGCGTGGTGCGTCCGGCCTGA
- a CDS encoding SLAC1 family transporter, whose product MPATSPSVAWWARRAPAASAAVLATGTLSVGLDLAGYEVLSLIALALACAAWLLFAADFTLRLLRAGTRWRAYIRRPGVLESVTTTALTTVAATAVLGTAFSAAGSQALAVTLLVLAVLLWPVPLVLVPQGEQRRRPGTVFARCMATQGLAVLGATLAAAESEAWLAHAALVLFWLGLVLYVFALVRFDVRQVAEGTGDHWLAGGALALSALAGALLISADSVRLYLWNVDDRDVLRNMTVALLVLALVCYAVLLAAEFLWPRPRDDVRRWATVFTWATTGTAALGVAVALDVSWLDGFGEALLWIAIAAWLVAAALTAAAARSGARPGRRVRSRARR is encoded by the coding sequence ATGCCCGCGACCTCCCCCTCCGTCGCCTGGTGGGCGCGGCGTGCCCCGGCGGCCAGTGCCGCCGTGCTGGCGACCGGCACCCTGTCGGTCGGTCTGGATCTGGCGGGGTACGAGGTCCTCTCGCTCATCGCCCTCGCTCTCGCCTGCGCGGCCTGGCTGCTGTTCGCCGCGGACTTCACCCTGCGGCTGCTGCGGGCCGGGACGAGGTGGCGGGCGTACATCCGCAGGCCGGGCGTCCTCGAGAGCGTGACGACGACGGCCCTCACCACCGTGGCGGCGACCGCTGTCCTCGGGACCGCCTTCTCGGCGGCGGGCTCGCAGGCTCTGGCCGTGACGCTGCTGGTGCTCGCCGTGCTGCTCTGGCCGGTGCCGCTCGTCCTCGTCCCGCAGGGCGAGCAGCGGCGCAGGCCCGGGACGGTGTTCGCGCGCTGCATGGCCACCCAGGGGCTCGCCGTGCTCGGTGCCACGCTGGCCGCGGCCGAGTCGGAGGCGTGGCTCGCGCACGCGGCGCTGGTGCTGTTCTGGCTGGGGCTGGTGCTGTACGTCTTCGCCCTGGTCCGTTTCGATGTGCGGCAGGTGGCCGAGGGCACCGGCGATCACTGGCTCGCGGGCGGGGCCCTCGCCCTCTCGGCGCTCGCCGGGGCGCTGCTGATCAGCGCCGACAGCGTGCGTCTGTACCTGTGGAACGTGGACGACCGGGACGTCCTGCGCAATATGACCGTCGCCCTGCTCGTGCTCGCGCTGGTCTGTTACGCCGTCCTGCTCGCCGCCGAGTTCCTGTGGCCCCGGCCCCGTGATGACGTCCGCCGCTGGGCGACCGTGTTCACCTGGGCCACGACGGGGACGGCGGCACTGGGCGTCGCCGTCGCCCTCGACGTCTCCTGGCTCGACGGTTTCGGGGAGGCACTGTTGTGGATCGCCATCGCCGCGTGGCTGGTGGCCGCCGCCCTGACGGCCGCCGCGGCCCGGTCCGGTGCCCGGCCCGGCCGGCGGGTCAGGTCCAGAGCACGGCGATGA
- a CDS encoding C40 family peptidase — translation MAAHRKPRQRTASGNTARTAATIALAGAATATGFDGTGHAEPQLTPGQVKAEVDKLYQEAEVATEKYNRAKEKADAAGERIRKLQDQAARKEERLNSARDALGSLAAAQYRDGGIDPALRLALSDDPDRYLENAEFVERAGNRQKSAVAGVRKQLREIEQLRGAAHIELTSLKSRQTELKRHKKTITGKLGSARQLLSRLTPQERAGLGEGPGTDRASRSSTGLRDTLAAPGSAASQAPNARAAAAVSYAYQKLGSPYVWGATGPDAFDCSGLVQAAYRSAGVALPRTTYSQIAAGRRVSRSELLPGDLVFYYAGISHVGIYVGNGQMIHAPNSSAPVRVAPLDEMPYAGATRVV, via the coding sequence GTGGCAGCGCACCGCAAGCCCCGACAGCGCACCGCGAGCGGCAACACGGCCCGTACGGCCGCCACGATCGCGCTCGCCGGCGCGGCGACCGCGACGGGCTTCGACGGAACCGGACACGCCGAACCGCAGCTCACCCCCGGCCAGGTCAAGGCCGAGGTGGACAAGCTGTACCAGGAGGCGGAGGTCGCCACCGAGAAGTACAACAGGGCGAAGGAGAAGGCCGACGCCGCCGGAGAGCGGATCAGGAAGCTCCAGGACCAGGCGGCCCGCAAGGAGGAACGGCTCAACTCGGCCCGCGACGCCCTGGGCTCCCTCGCCGCCGCGCAGTACCGGGACGGCGGCATCGACCCCGCCCTCCGGCTCGCCCTGTCCGACGACCCCGACCGGTACCTCGAGAACGCCGAGTTCGTGGAGCGGGCCGGCAACCGGCAGAAGTCCGCCGTCGCGGGTGTCCGCAAGCAGCTCCGGGAGATCGAGCAGCTGCGCGGGGCCGCCCACATCGAGCTGACGTCCCTGAAGTCGCGGCAGACGGAGCTGAAGCGGCACAAGAAGACGATCACCGGCAAGCTGGGCTCCGCACGGCAGCTGCTGTCCCGGCTCACCCCGCAGGAACGTGCCGGCCTGGGCGAAGGGCCCGGCACGGACCGCGCCTCCCGCTCCTCGACGGGCCTCCGGGACACCCTGGCGGCCCCCGGTTCCGCCGCCTCGCAGGCGCCCAACGCCCGCGCTGCCGCCGCCGTCTCCTACGCCTACCAGAAGCTCGGCAGCCCCTACGTCTGGGGCGCGACCGGCCCGGACGCCTTCGACTGCTCGGGCCTCGTCCAGGCCGCGTACCGCTCCGCGGGCGTCGCACTGCCCCGCACGACGTACTCCCAGATCGCCGCCGGCCGCCGCGTCTCCCGTTCCGAACTCCTCCCCGGTGACCTGGTCTTCTACTACGCCGGTATCAGCCACGTCGGTATCTACGTGGGCAACGGCCAGATGATCCACGCCCCCAACTCATCGGCCCCGGTACGGGTCGCCCCGCTCGACGAGATGCCGTACGCGGGGGCGACACGGGTGGTCTGA
- a CDS encoding LuxR C-terminal-related transcriptional regulator, whose protein sequence is MSDPTEANGTGGAAEAAGPGEPGGGTGGRRVRVVLVDDHRMFRTGVQAEIGQTEQTGVEVVGEAADVDQAVTVITATRPEVVLLDVHLPGGGGVEVLRRCAPLMADPEQPVRFLALSVSDAAEDVIGVIRGGARGYVTKTITGTDLVDSVFRVQEGDAVFSPRLAGFVLDAFASTDAPPVDEDLDRLTQREREVLRLIARGYAYKEIAKQLFISVKTVESHVSAVLRKLQLSNRHELTRWATARRLV, encoded by the coding sequence ATGAGCGACCCGACCGAGGCGAACGGTACAGGGGGAGCGGCGGAGGCGGCCGGGCCCGGGGAGCCGGGCGGCGGCACCGGCGGGCGTCGGGTGCGCGTGGTCCTCGTCGACGACCACCGCATGTTCCGTACGGGGGTCCAGGCCGAGATCGGGCAGACCGAGCAGACCGGTGTCGAGGTCGTCGGCGAGGCCGCGGACGTCGACCAGGCGGTCACGGTCATCACCGCGACCCGGCCCGAGGTGGTTCTCCTCGACGTGCATCTCCCGGGCGGTGGCGGGGTGGAGGTACTGCGCCGCTGCGCCCCCTTGATGGCCGACCCCGAGCAGCCGGTCCGCTTCCTCGCGCTGTCCGTGTCGGACGCGGCGGAGGACGTGATCGGCGTGATCCGCGGCGGGGCCCGCGGGTATGTCACCAAGACGATCACCGGCACGGACCTCGTCGACTCCGTCTTCCGCGTCCAGGAGGGCGACGCGGTGTTCTCCCCGCGGCTGGCCGGGTTCGTCCTCGACGCCTTCGCCTCCACGGACGCTCCCCCGGTCGACGAGGACCTGGACCGGCTGACGCAGCGCGAGCGCGAGGTGCTGCGGCTCATCGCCCGGGGGTACGCGTACAAGGAGATAGCCAAGCAGCTGTTCATCTCCGTGAAGACGGTCGAGTCGCATGTCTCGGCGGTCCTGCGCAAGCTCCAGCTCTCCAACCGGCACGAGCTGACCAGGTGGGCCACGGCGCGACGGCTGGTGTGA
- a CDS encoding ATP-binding protein has protein sequence MSEAAAAPLAEPRPPRKLYRSSDGRWLGGVARGLAGHLGLPVVWVRLVFVGLFMADGLGALLYAAFWFFVPLGVGGVDAQKPPAAAEASADGRRRLVARKPDKGQIVALLLMVAVALVFVGNVNLSGGARVYLWPAVLVGAGVALVWRQADNARRARWVEVGRRRRTVTLLRAVGGVLLVTAGVSGIFVLQGSAAHLGSVLQAALAVLVGITLLAGPYLVRMTQDLSEERLMRIRAQERAEVAAHVHDSVLHTLTLIQRNAENAGEVRRLARAQERDLRTWLYKPEGTGKDEADEPTTLADAVRRNAAEVEDKHGVPIEVVVVGDCPLDEGTGAQMQAAREAMVNAAKYGGEGGAVQVYAEVEGKTVFVSVRDRGPGFDLDSIPADRMGVRESIIGRMERHGGTARLRAVPDGGTEVELEMERAEKTS, from the coding sequence ATGTCGGAAGCCGCAGCAGCGCCACTCGCCGAACCGCGGCCGCCGCGCAAGCTCTACCGCAGCAGTGACGGACGCTGGCTCGGTGGCGTGGCGCGAGGGCTCGCCGGGCATCTCGGGCTGCCCGTCGTCTGGGTGCGGCTCGTGTTCGTCGGCCTGTTCATGGCCGACGGCCTCGGTGCGCTGCTGTACGCCGCGTTCTGGTTCTTCGTCCCGCTCGGCGTCGGCGGAGTCGACGCGCAGAAGCCGCCGGCCGCCGCGGAGGCCTCGGCCGACGGCCGCCGCAGGCTTGTCGCCCGCAAACCCGACAAGGGCCAGATAGTGGCCCTGCTGCTCATGGTCGCCGTGGCCCTGGTGTTCGTGGGCAATGTGAACCTCAGCGGCGGGGCCCGGGTGTACCTGTGGCCGGCGGTGCTCGTCGGCGCGGGCGTCGCCCTGGTCTGGCGGCAGGCGGACAACGCCCGCCGCGCCCGCTGGGTCGAGGTCGGCCGTCGCCGGCGCACGGTCACGCTGCTGCGCGCGGTGGGCGGGGTGCTGCTGGTGACGGCCGGTGTCTCCGGCATCTTCGTCCTGCAGGGCTCCGCCGCCCACCTCGGCTCCGTCCTGCAGGCGGCCCTCGCGGTCCTCGTCGGGATCACGCTTCTCGCCGGGCCCTATCTGGTGCGTATGACGCAGGACCTCTCCGAGGAGCGCCTGATGCGCATCCGCGCCCAGGAGCGCGCGGAGGTCGCCGCCCATGTCCACGACTCGGTGCTGCACACCCTCACCCTGATCCAGCGCAACGCGGAGAACGCGGGCGAGGTGCGCCGCCTCGCCCGCGCCCAAGAGCGGGACCTGCGCACCTGGCTCTACAAGCCCGAGGGCACCGGCAAGGACGAGGCCGACGAACCCACCACCCTCGCCGACGCCGTGCGGCGCAACGCAGCCGAGGTGGAGGACAAGCACGGCGTGCCCATCGAAGTCGTGGTGGTGGGGGACTGCCCGCTCGACGAGGGGACCGGCGCACAGATGCAGGCCGCGCGGGAAGCGATGGTGAACGCCGCCAAGTACGGTGGCGAGGGCGGAGCCGTACAGGTCTACGCCGAGGTCGAGGGGAAGACGGTCTTCGTGTCCGTCCGGGATCGCGGCCCCGGCTTCGACCTCGACTCGATACCCGCCGACCGCATGGGTGTCAGAGAATCGATCATCGGCCGCATGGAGCGCCACGGCGGCACGGCGCGGCTGCGCGCGGTGCCGGACGGCGGCACGGAGGTCGAGCTGGAGATGGAGAGGGCGGAGAAGACGTCATGA
- a CDS encoding PspC domain-containing protein yields the protein MTDHEHAATGPGPGSGPRPAPGAGPQDAAPTGSPAQGRAGAGEQGGAPDTADATGATGPAGETAPPGEPGQPGPADAPGPPRAFRRDRRHKTLAGVCSGLGRQCDMDPVIFRITLAVLSVTGGIGLLFYGFVWLLVPYEDEEENEVRKLLTGRVDGQALTAVLFALVGCGVFLTLLNNGGVLTFAFVLSILLAGSGFWSRQRGAPSPDPLAAQAVADAPPEPQAPPVFVTAPSWWRDPIVKDGTHIGGTGYLWGPRDARDPDVAAAINIGRGTRAGGREDIPVPRTRPPEPRGPRWIGGWVFLLALLAGALGTDLTWETHPLGTSLQTGLACALAVLGLGIAVSAFLGRTGAGSILLAVITAGLLAGSAALPKDIGTQWARTTWRPASVADVREQYELGTGVGTLDLTGLDMAGRQTVTTSADVGIGRVKVLVPEDVTVRLSVDVGLGDLQLPGDDTKDVDVKPGQQKEITLSPAKGVERSGTIDLDLQVGMGQVEVTRAAS from the coding sequence ATGACCGATCACGAGCACGCCGCGACGGGTCCGGGACCCGGCTCCGGCCCGCGCCCCGCACCGGGCGCCGGGCCGCAGGACGCCGCGCCCACGGGCTCCCCCGCGCAGGGGCGTGCGGGCGCGGGAGAACAGGGAGGAGCTCCCGACACGGCCGACGCGACCGGCGCGACCGGCCCTGCCGGGGAAACGGCCCCTCCCGGCGAGCCCGGCCAGCCCGGCCCTGCCGACGCGCCCGGCCCTCCCCGGGCGTTCCGCCGCGACCGCCGCCACAAGACCCTGGCCGGCGTCTGCTCCGGGCTCGGGCGGCAGTGCGACATGGACCCGGTGATCTTCCGCATCACGCTCGCGGTGCTCTCCGTGACCGGCGGCATCGGTCTGCTCTTCTACGGCTTCGTCTGGCTCCTCGTCCCGTACGAGGACGAGGAAGAGAACGAGGTGCGCAAGCTGCTGACCGGCCGGGTCGACGGCCAGGCCCTGACGGCCGTGCTGTTCGCGCTGGTCGGCTGCGGAGTGTTCCTGACCCTGCTGAACAACGGCGGAGTGCTGACCTTCGCCTTCGTCCTGTCCATACTCCTGGCCGGCTCCGGATTCTGGTCACGCCAGCGCGGCGCCCCCAGCCCCGACCCGCTGGCCGCCCAAGCCGTGGCCGACGCCCCACCCGAACCCCAGGCGCCGCCGGTCTTCGTCACCGCCCCCTCCTGGTGGCGCGACCCCATCGTCAAGGACGGCACCCACATCGGCGGCACGGGCTATCTGTGGGGCCCCCGCGACGCCCGCGACCCGGATGTCGCGGCAGCCATCAACATCGGGCGCGGCACCCGGGCCGGCGGCCGCGAGGACATACCCGTCCCGCGCACCCGGCCTCCCGAGCCGCGCGGCCCCCGCTGGATCGGCGGCTGGGTCTTCCTGCTGGCCCTGCTCGCAGGCGCCCTGGGCACCGACCTGACCTGGGAAACGCACCCGCTGGGCACCAGCCTGCAGACGGGCCTGGCCTGCGCGCTCGCCGTCCTGGGCCTGGGCATAGCCGTCAGCGCCTTCCTGGGGCGGACAGGGGCGGGCTCGATCCTGCTGGCGGTCATCACGGCCGGGCTGCTCGCCGGGTCGGCGGCCCTGCCCAAGGACATCGGCACCCAGTGGGCCCGCACGACCTGGCGGCCCGCCTCGGTGGCAGACGTACGGGAGCAGTACGAACTGGGCACCGGCGTCGGCACCCTCGACCTGACCGGGCTGGACATGGCCGGGAGACAGACCGTGACGACCAGCGCCGACGTGGGCATCGGCCGGGTGAAGGTGCTCGTGCCCGAGGACGTGACCGTGCGGCTGAGCGTCGACGTGGGGCTCGGCGACCTCCAGTTGCCGGGCGACGACACGAAGGACGTGGATGTGAAACCGGGCCAGCAGAAGGAGATCACCCTCTCCCCCGCCAAGGGTGTCGAGAGGTCCGGCACCATCGACCTGGACCTCCAGGTCGGCATGGGACAGGTGGAGGTGACCCGTGCTGCGTCATGA
- a CDS encoding DoxX family protein, whose amino-acid sequence MTHSMRTDTNGPHYRGDGGWRDTLGRYALLPLRIFLGVTFIYAGLDKLTDSAFMKDSGAGSIGDMMRAVRDSSAIPALVDLSLKSPVGFGYAIAFGELAVGIGTLLGVLARLAALGGALISLSLWLTVSWASDPYYYGNDLAYLMAWTPLVLAGAPLLSVDAALRSRRRQRREYR is encoded by the coding sequence ATGACTCACAGTATGCGTACGGACACGAACGGCCCCCACTACCGCGGTGACGGAGGTTGGCGGGACACCCTCGGCCGCTACGCCCTCCTTCCTCTGCGCATCTTCCTCGGCGTCACCTTCATCTACGCCGGCCTGGACAAACTCACCGACAGCGCCTTCATGAAGGACTCCGGCGCCGGGTCGATCGGCGACATGATGCGCGCCGTCCGCGACTCCTCCGCCATTCCCGCCCTGGTCGACCTCTCCCTGAAGAGCCCGGTCGGCTTTGGCTACGCCATCGCCTTCGGCGAACTGGCCGTCGGCATCGGCACCCTGCTCGGCGTGCTCGCCCGTCTGGCCGCACTCGGCGGCGCGCTGATCTCCCTCAGCCTGTGGCTGACCGTGAGCTGGGCCTCCGATCCCTACTACTACGGCAACGACCTCGCCTACCTCATGGCCTGGACACCCCTCGTCCTGGCGGGCGCCCCCCTGCTGTCCGTGGACGCGGCCCTGAGGTCGCGACGACGGCAGAGGCGGGAGTACCGATAG